In Mesoplodon densirostris isolate mMesDen1 chromosome 15, mMesDen1 primary haplotype, whole genome shotgun sequence, the DNA window CCTTCTGTGGCTGGCCAAGGGGCCTGCTTCTAGAGATGCAGCATTTTCATAAACCTAGGAGCCTGAGGATGGCATAGTTCACACACAGAGCTGAGGGGGCCTCTAATTCACTGGTGTTTACACTGTGCTCCAGGGGTGCCCAAGGGTCCAGGTGGATGGGTTAGGAGGGAAAAGGTGACCAAGCTCACAGACTATAGACACCTTAGCCTTGCTTCGGTTGTGACAGCTCCACTTTTATGTACTTTATGTGACTATACTTTACCTGGTAAGATTTCATTTGAAGGAAGGATTTTAAggcttttgaaaaaaagaaaaaatgaaacccCTCAAATTCAGATGGACCCAACAAACATGGAAGCTGAAGTCCAACAAGGCCACGTCGCCCGCATCTCACAGTCACTTTCGGCAGAGCCAGAACTCGGTCCGAGGTGTTCCAGTCCTGCTTCAATCACACAGACGCACTTGCGTGCAGAGATTATTGTGAAATTGCAGTAcatggggacttttttttttaaagcatccttTACAATTCTAAAGCAATTTGGTTTGTCAGCATAAACTATTGACATCACGAgggatgtgtgaccttggggaacaCTGACCTTGGGGGGATCCCTGGTCCTTGAGGAAAGCAAGTGTAAGTTGTTATTAGTGAAACATTTCAAAGGACTGCCTTCCTAACGGGGCACGATAATGACTCTTGCTGCCAAACTGCAGTGCACTCATCCTGCCTCTGAGACTTCTTcagggagttttttttaaaaaaactgctgTCCTTGTTATCACAGACTGAGATGGTTTTCTAGAAACTTCTTCCCACTGCGTGTCTTCAGGAATTTTGTCAGAGGAGTAAAGATGAAGCAGTAGATGAAGAAATTATCCTAAGCATTTTAGCCATCATTGGCTTTTACTTCAAAGAGTCCACATTTTTCTTAGTTCTTTTTCTACCTAATACAAACTGCAGAGGGACCCACTAGTGCCCTTTTCATGCTCAAATCCAAGAAGAAATCTCTCCCTTTCTCACCACTATCACCTTGAGCAGTCAGAAGGAGATTGCTGTGGTTTGTTTTATAGCTCATAGACCTGCTTGACTGTTGATGAAAGTTGATATTCTAAGTGGTATGTTTGTTGTGTTCTTTATGGGTTGAAATGTTCACCTGGTGTGAACAGAATTCTGATGTGACTTTGTGTTTCTTTCCAGTGGCAGCATGGAGCCAGCCTTTCACAGGGGCGACCTTCTGTTCCTAACAAATTTCCGAGAAGACCCGATTAGAGCTGGTGAAATCGTTGTTTTTAAAGTCGAAGGCCGAGACATTCCAATAGTTCACAGAGTAATCAAAGTTCATGAAAAGTAAAGAGGCTTTACTTctctctggttttgttttgtagaCAAAACTGTGGACAGTTTGAATGGTTGATTAGAAAGTAGCAGAAACACTGGATTATGTTCCTAGTTTTGCCATTTAGTAATTGGGTGACTTTGAACCTGCTACTTAACTGAgtctgtaagatgggaataataCTTTACCCACAGTAATTCACAGGGCGATTATGTGAATGAAATGAACTGATGTTTACTAAAGCACTTGAAAAACTTGAATTGCTGCACAATGTACACTGGAATGTATTCTTGCAGAATATTAGTTATTTGAAGGAGTCTCAAAGAAAATCATATCTCATGGTAATTGAGGATAATTTTCGTAAGAGAATTATCTTCTGAAATGCAGAAAGCTACCTGTTTCTCAATGTCACTTTGGACAAACTGGCATTCTCAGCAGTAATATTAGCCCTGGATGAATAAAAATTCCTTTCCCCATCTCTTCCCATGATTTGATCATTGCATATCCTGCATTAATTCTCCCCACCACAAATGGCTTTGCCTTTTCCTTAAATGCCAGTGATGACTTATTAAAACACTTCTTGGGAACCAGAAACAATGACTTCTAGCTCAAACATATTAAGTTTCCATGAGAGAGTACAGTCACGTGATTAGCGAAAATGTTACATATGTGGTTATTCATTTACCTTTATGCAGCTTAGTATAGCATTTTACCTGCATGAGTATGGGATTAAAGTtaggtatatatatttgtattttttaaataatggagcATTGCtcatcctctgtgtgtgtgtgtgtgtgtgtgtatttgtgtatgtgtgtctgtttgtACATTTCTGGTATGAGATTCTCATTCCATTCACTGATTCCAGGTGTTCCCCAAAGATGTTTGATACTGAAAATATTCACTTCATTTTACTCTAAACATTAGAATGATGTTTCAGTTTGTGTTAATACACTGGTACTGCACTAACATTACCTTGTTAGTAGTACTTATTAACTTACTGATGAAGAAATATGCTCAGTCATGATGCGACAGAACTCTCACCTGATTTTAAAACAATGTCCAAAGATGGGAAATTGTGCATTTCCTGTAGAGCTGCACTAGCCAAAGAGTTTGCCACCAGCAATATATggttactgagcacttgaaatgtaactAGTGTGAAATATACacaggatttcaaagacttagtaccaaaaaaagacagagaatatCTCAATAATAATTTTAGATTGATTATATGTTGAAGGATTACTTTtgatatattgagttaaataaaatatattattaaaaaaagatgagaaattgTTCAAAGTTAAGGAAATAATGATGCTTTGCTGTAATTTTCATGAATTGTGAGAGATGGCCCAGGTTTTTCtactcttaattaattaattaatttattttattttattttttgcggtacgcgggcctctcactgttgtggcctctcccgttgcggagcacaggctccggacgcgcaggctcagcggccatggctcacgggcccagccgctccgcggcatgtgggatcttcccggaccagggcacgaacccgtgtcccctgcattggcaggcggattctcaaccactgcgccaccagggaagcccttaatttattttataaccatGGCTGCGAATCAGCTCGCTCTTTTTGGCGTGGTTTCAAATCTTTGTgggcttttaatattttatcaaattatttaGTGCATTTTCTCATTATTGAAAAAAGACCCTCTTTATAGCTCTATAAGGCTATAATATTGTGTTTCTAGTATCAAGGCTGTGTAAGCACCAGTTTACAATGTTTAAAATGAATCCCCCCTGTCTCTTTAACACAGTGGTTTTATGCCGTTTGTAATTCCTGTTTGCAAACTGGATTGTAATCCACTTTGCTCAGTGGTGAAGGAAATAAGGCATTAACACATCCCACATTTGGTAAGGAAAAATAAGCTTGAGGAGAACTAAGAGCACATTTGTGTTTGAATTACCTTGTGCTCAAATCTGTGTAATCTGGGACCAAGTTCATTTGTCGAGTGAAGAGGAATATAATCTGTGTTAACCAGTTGGTCCCTGGGGATGAAGAACGGATGGAAACAGATGCTGGAGCTAATCATTGCCTTCCTGGTGCCCTTGTGCTTCACCATGCTTTTTGGTTATCAGGGTAACTTAAGTGTTTTAGAATTTAAGTCTACAAAATTGTCATTAGATTTGCGCTTTAGTTGAATGGTTGTCTGCCAGCAAGCATCTTAGACCAAGAAAGATCAAGTTATCTTTTGACTGCTTTTCTCAATGCCCATATCTGCCTGTAAAGTGTTGGCCAAGCTAATACTTTTCTAACGATGCTGtgctgaaaataatttttgaaaggaCATTGTTTTGCTTTCCAGAGATAATGGAGACATCAAATTTCTGACTAAAGGAGATAATAATGAAGTTGACGATAGAGGCTTGTACAAAGAAGGCCAGAACTGGCTCGAAAAGAAGGATGTGGTGGGGAGAGCCAGAGGGTGAGTGAGGATTAACTTTTAAGTTATACAGAAGATTCAGAAGccagaaaaatatttagaaacaaagaaaccaagGTTAATAGAATTATTCATTACAAAGATTATACGTCAGGAGAGTTGTAAGCAGTTTTACTTTGTACTGTAAAGACTAAACAAAATTCAGAACTTCCTAAGCACCTAAAATCTAAAGCTGAATGCAAGTATGCTATCTATATCATGGGTTTAATTCTGTTTTTGAAATAAATCCTCACCTAGAGattatttatagattttaaataacaattataaGAAATCCTTTCAGAAATAACTACTGTGTAACACTGTGATGAATATTCTAGATATTCCTTGTACCTATAtagatgtgtgtatgcatatataatatataattttacatagaagagttttatttcttcaccCAACAGCAAGTTGCAGATAGCTTTCTGTGTCAAATCTACAcctatatcttttttcttttctttttttttttttttgtggtacgtgggcctctcactgttgtggcctctcccattgcggagcacaggctccggacgcgcaggctcagtggccatggctcacgggcccagccgctccgtggcatgtgggatcttcccggaccggggcacgaacccgtgtcccctgcactggcaggcggactctcaaccactgcgccaccagggaagccctacacctaTATCTTTTTAAACGACTGCATGGTGTTCCTCTGAGAATCATAACAGATTTCACTAGTCCTCTTTTGGTCAACATTTAGATTATCTCCTGGTTTTTACTACTAAGAAAAGTTCTGTGATAAAATTTTTAATACCCATCTTTGCATAACTGTTCCAGCCATGAGTTCTGCTTCTGATTGACACAGCAGAGAGTCTGTCCCGTTATTAAATACCATAAAAAGAGATTCTCCCCCTCTCTTGGTGGCCTTTTATATTTAACCCTTTCTAGAAACGTCTCCTTTTGTTGAAATCCCACCAGCCGTGTAAGGCTGGAGAACACCAGTGACCATTTTCTAAGGTGCAGCTTTATTCATCAGCTCGTAGTTTAAGGCCTCTTTCGAcccctttcctccctctgctcaccTTTTAACCATTTCTCCTCTATTGCAATAATCCCACCTGAATATCTGCAGGGAGATGACAGAGACCTGCAGCTGGTCAGTCCTGTATTTCTAGACACTCTGGTGAGAGGCTGTGTATAAGTGAGAGGTTGATGCTACTGATTTTAAAGCAGACTGGCGGGTACTAAGGGGGTGTTACCTTGTTTCCTATCAGTGACATGATTGAGACTTGGGTCAAACTGATTCCATATTGACATTCATTTTGTCAGCATGATCATTGGCTGGTTTATCCTGGCTTATCCTCTCTGGGATCATAATCATGTTTGGGTATAAACTACGGGATTCACATTTGTGTTCACTGCCCAACCGACTTCTTTGTTATATCTGAAAAGTGCTGTGCAATGAAAATGATGAGGATTCCTTCAGTtacaaactattgggttggccagaaaagtttgtttgggttttcctGTAAGATCTAAactcgaacgaactttttggccaatccaataacTATTCATGTGCTTTCAGAGCTCTCTCGCACAGCAGTTTATATTATACATAGGCTATCTGGATCTGACATCTCTCCCAAGAAACATGAAGAACTCGATGCGCCCTTTCTGTTGTACTAGTGGTTCAACgaattattttcattctgttggGGTGACATGCAGCAAGTGAAGACAAGGAGCATCTCTAGATCCTAATGTGCCTTCTTAAAAAGTTGTCCTGGCTGTTAGCGCTGATGCTTTTTACTAGTAAAACCTTCTGAGACAGGAGTGAATATTGTTTTTATGGCCCCAATCAGTGTTGTTCCCAAGGAAGACTTTTTCCTATGCTGATTTATAGTGTTTTCAAGTATTGCTATCCTTATATTACAGACACTTTTTACACTTCTGGCTTTTATCCCACAATTTAGGTTTTTACCATATGTTGGTATGGTCACCATAATAATGAACGACTATCCAAAATTCAAGGTAGGAATTTATGTGTacgtctttattttttaagaaaatattggcGCTTTTACACATGCAACTGTAAAGATGCAGTCTGTTAAGAATGTCTTGCTAGCTAATTCTTCTGCAGAGTATTTGTAGTTAATGACAAATTAATATACTCATTtaagttatctgttttaaattattgaaattaattaTTGAAAGTAAGTACTTCCACCTTTTATGTTTATATAGTGTGTTCTAAAATGGCACCtacatattttttgctttttattatggaaatcttTAAACATACGAAAAAAGTAGTACAATAAGCCCAGTAATGCTTATCAGCCCAGTAATGCTTATCTCCCAACTTCAACAAAAatagtatcctttttttttttttttttttttttttttttgcggtacgcgggcctctcactgttgtggcctctcccgttgcggagcacaggctccggacgcgcaggctcagcggccatggctcacgggcccagccgctccgcggcatgtgggatcctcccggactggggcacgaacccgtgtcccctgcatcggcaggcggactctcaaccactgtgccaccagggaagcccccatattattttttaatcacttgAAGCACAGTAGGAAACCTACACATGAATGAGTAGTACATTAGCAGTGTTTGTTGGGTGTGTGATCCTTGGTCCATCAATATATTGGGGGGTTTTAACTGTTATGTGTTATTGAATGGCTCATTTGGAGAACAGAGCATGTGGAAGAGGTCATCTTTTGATCCTGTCCTCAGTCCAGTATTGACCAGACTTTATCTGAATACATTTATAGACCAAATTTATCTGTAGTCCTCACAGTAATTTTCcactgtgttttctttgcagtacgCTCTTTTGGCTGTAATGGGTGCATATGTGTTACTAAAACGTGAATCCTAAAATGAAAGGCAATTCCTGGGACCAGACAGAAATAAATTCtgttgaaaaagagaaaagctaatatatttgaaatgttcCACTTTCTGTATAAAAGGAAACAATGTGGAGacgtttttgtcttgtttgaataAACGATTCATCAGTGaagattgttttcttttgtggACTCTGATTTGAATGTGCTCAATCTCTCTGCTTCTCGTGGTAATCATTCTAAACCAAGCTTGAGGGTTTGAAGCACTTCAAGAATCAGGCAGGCCATCTCTGGGCCTGGCCTGCTAGTGGGATAATGCATAGTCCAAACGTGATATAGTTGTAACACCtgagtttcaaaaataaaattcttctcaTAGCATTTCCAGGGGAAACAGACAGGCccttaaaagaaaatgatttcttatttattgaagtgtagtcTGATAAACGAATAAAACCTAAAACATTTTTAGAAGGAAAGGTGTAATCTGCTTTGTTCTTGTGGTCTGGTGTATCTTGAGATGGTTGggtaaattatttgaaaagtgtCTGATAAATTATAACAGTGCGTACTCCTTTGACAAActgcacagagcacaggaggGTGGAAGGGCTGTGTCCTTTTCCCCCTCAGTCTCCCTCTCCATTTCCCAGGGATCTCCACCGTTACAGTTTAGTTTCGTTATCTTGGCACTATACGCAGTCCTGAATATAAAACTGTCCCTCGTTAAACCATCTTTCAGACCCTTGTGTCCCAGCTGCTGccttaggtgctggggatactgaGTCCCACCCTGGATGGAGGTTCCGGTGTAGTAGAAGGAACAGGTGATAAACTGACGTGTGATTTCAGGAGGGACAGTTGCTGTGGGAAAGAAGCAGATAGAGGGTGCTTTTCACATgggtcagggaagacctctgaGGAGGGGACATAGAGCAGAGTTAAAAGAAACGAGAGGAggagactttcctggtggtccagtggttaagactctgtgcttccactacagggggcaagGGTggggcaagggttcaatccctggttggggaactaagggccaaagaagaaagaaaaaaatagaaacactccCAGGGAACGCTGGTGCTGCTGGTGCCCGGACCACACTGCAAAGTGTTAAGGGAATAAAAAGGAGGCCAGTGGTATTTTCAGATACTCTCTTCAGTTTTGCCAAAACGTTCTCTCTTCACCAAACAATACGATGTTGACATCCTTTTCAGTCCGAACTTAGAAATCTACCTCATTCTTTCAGGTTTGTTCAATTGTGATCTAACAATTTAGAATCCTGCCTGGTCACTTAACCACCCATGGGCCTTGAGCATAACTTCCCTCAACCTCAAATGGAAGATGAGAACTGCTCTCCCCTCCCTGTGTGTCCCCAGGAATTAGTAGATGATTCCTTAGCCCAATGCTGCCCATGTACGCAGTTTGCACTCGGTACGTGTCACCCATGGTTACGTGTGTTTTCCTCTTCGGCATAACCTGTGCCTTCACTCACCTGTACAGTCACTTTGTGACTGAGCTGTGATTTGGGGAAGATCAGCAGGTGTGATCCGTGGCGGGCAGCCTGCCCTTTAATCCTTAATCTCTGCTAAAATAGGCTGTTGCAACAATAATGGACCTCATCCTGTTGAAATCagtgaagtgaaagaaaaaaaaatttacaggatTCTTTCTAAAAACATTATTCTCTGGTGCCCTTTAATAaactctttttaagaaaaataggtTTTTCTTCCCTGAACTAAAGGTGGAATTTCAAAATGTTGGGtcaaaactttattattttatcatctttctgGGGTTCTGTAGTTGgttaatataaactttaaaaagctCCGTAATGTGGCTAAGCTTTTCGGTAATCCTTTGAACATGCCTGACATTCTGAAATAAACTTTACAAAGACAGGTAAGAACCCAGACACAGTTCAGCCAGTGCCATTTGATTGTGGCTCGTTAGAAAGTATGATCTCTTTTGGCCTTTTAGAGGCTACTGGTCTTTATCAAATGGAAATGATGGGAGTTAATGCTGAATCGATGTTCTTTTATCTGGAGTCTCAGTTGCAGCCTCCATGTCTGGAACGAGAACCAGGACTGTATCTGGGCAGACAAAACTAGCACTGCGACGTGGCAGTGGATTCACTGAGTAGAACCTCTTGCTGGGAGCTTCTGGGACACACATTTCTCACGTGGTTGAGCAACTGCTTTTCCACTTCACGACAGCTTAGAAACCTCAAGGTGAAGGTGTCTGGTGGCTACCGGCCAAGCAAGGATACCCACCGAGAAGGGAGAAGACCAAGTATAAAAAACAGTGGAAGGATTTCAAGACACCACCTAGTGGAGGGACAGACAGCCCATGTCTCCGCTCACAAAGGCCTCAGTGATACACAAGGATACTTACACAGAAGCTGAATGGTGTTGGCTACACTGTATTTTAAGATCGATTTAGGTTTCTATCAGAAACTGGAAATTTTCTGATCTAAGCCCCTACTATCAAAGCCAGCATGGTAGTATATTTGTTACATTTATGAACCTACCTTACACGAAGTTATCACCCAAATTCCATAGTTTACATCAGGGCtcactgttttgggttttttgaattttatttatttttttatacagcaggttcttattagttatccattttatacatattagtgtatacatgtcaatcccaatctcccaattcatcccaccaccacctcccgccctctactttccccctttggtatccatatgtttgttctctacatctgttgtCTCTACAGGGCTCACTCTTGGAGTTGTACATcttatgagttttgacaaatgtgtcaTGACACGTATTCACCATcatggtatcatacagaatagttttactgccctaaaaacctgcctgttcatccctccctccccccacctctagCGACAACTGGTCTTGgtcctgtctccatagttttgccttttacagaaTGTAAAACAAGCGACaccacaaaacagaaaagaaaatcctctGGACACCCTCACTACTCCACTCCTCCATGTTCTTTGGTTCTCTCAGTTGCTCTGGGGCCCCAGGTGGCCTCTCTGGGTTCTCATGCCTTGAGGACATAGCTCCTAAACGAATATGCAAACAGTAGTAACTAATAGGGGCTTATTGTCTACCTCTatgaggggtggaatagggagggtgggagggagggagacgcaagagggaagagatatgggaacatatgtatatgtataactgattcactttgttataaagcagaaactaacacaccattgtaaagcaattatactccaataaggatgttaaaaaaaaaaagtatttacattTTAGTCATGAATTTGTGAAAAAACCCAAGGCTTTGCATGTGGGGTCATTATGGATGCCCGAATAGCTGAGATAGAAAAATCAGAGGTTTGGAGGAGTGGGAGTTCCCCAAGTCTTTGGAATCACACTTTTGCTTTGGTTCCATGGCAGGGATTATGTCTGAGTTGATGCAGCCCTTGCACAGCTGCTCATGCCCACGACCTGCTGAAAACGGATTTATGCAAAATGcctgccacccacccaccctgcagCCACACGCACGCCCACGTGTGCAGGTAAGTGGCTTTTGATGGATTAGCTAGTTTAAAATTTCCGTCTGAAACTggttaaataaaaaaatcaaactaacaAGTTGGTATCACTCAGGCAAGTGATACGAACTTACAAAATGGGAATCCCAGAGGGACTCTGACAGCTAAAATGTAAAAGGGAGATTAAGGGGTTTAAGAGGAAACTTGAAAAACAGCCGAAGATAGAAAGATCCAGGAGCATCGGTGTGGGAGTGGAGTGCCACACAGCGGCTATAGTTCCTCCCCGCTCTAAGCTGGGCGCCCTGGGTCCGCTGGAGCCGCACCAGGTCCCCTCCAGGGCCCTGCTGGGTTTTCCCATCAGAAAGGCCTCTcacttgaacccaggccctgtgGCCACGACAGATGTGATAGGATGTCTGCCACCAGGACCTAAGCTCTTGGAGCCTCCACTGCACTTTGGAGCCACGTTCTCCTTCCCTCCGTCACTATTTCCAGCTTTTGCCAAGTGGGGAgttaggaagaggaggaagaagaggccaGCAGTGCGAAGGAAGCAGCTAGAATAGGCCCAGGGTTTTGCATCTCTAACTTGAGTTtctatattcatttttctaagtTTGCCTTCCTCAGTGGTTTTCAGTCCTGGCCACCCATTAGAACCACATGGGCACTTGGAAGAATCAAGGTTTCCAGGTCCTGTCCCACACCGTTTGAAAGACAGTCCTTGCAGGTAGGACCCGATGCTGCAGttttaaagctcccaggtgactCCAATGGGCAGCCCGGGCCTTGCTGGCTTGAGAGCAGCTTCCTTACGCTGCATGGGACGGGGTGTCCATGAAGCAGGTCAAGAGttcctcttgggcttccctggtggcgcagtggttgagaatccgcctgccgatgcaggagacacgggttcatgccccggtccgggaagatcccacatgccgcggagcggctgggcctgcgcgtccggagcctgtgctccacagcgggagaggccacaacagtgagaggctcgcgtaccaccaaaaaaaaaaaaaaagagttcctctTGTGGAGGATATTTCTAGGGCAGGAGATCCCTGCATCCCAGCCCCCTCAGCTGCCAGAACGTCTGGAACCTGATTTACCCACCTGGCCTTTACCATAGGGCAAATGCCTTTCCCGCAGAGCAGGCTTCTTCACCCACCTCCTCCTTGGAGCAATCTCACCAAATTCCTCCCTGCCTACAGCAGTCAACATCTGGGAGGGGTACTTGGGGCAGTGTATGGAGAAActgggggccggggtggggggcaggaggtgggcacTTTGTTCCCTACCTGTATAGGTGTCCCTAAGTCAGTGCTTCCCAAACCTTGACTCTGCATAGGAATCGCCTGGGCATCTTGTtagaatgcagattct includes these proteins:
- the SEC11C gene encoding signal peptidase complex catalytic subunit SEC11C isoform X1, whose amino-acid sequence is MVRAGAVGSHLPASGLDIFGDLRKMNKRQLYYQVLNFAMIVSSALMIWKGLIVLTGSESPIVVVLSGSMEPAFHRGDLLFLTNFREDPIRAGEIVVFKVEGRDIPIVHRVIKVHEKDNGDIKFLTKGDNNEVDDRGLYKEGQNWLEKKDVVGRARGFLPYVGMVTIIMNDYPKFKYALLAVMGAYVLLKRES
- the SEC11C gene encoding signal peptidase complex catalytic subunit SEC11C isoform X2; amino-acid sequence: MVRAGAVGSHLPASGLDIFGDLRKMNKRQLYYQVLNFAMIVSSALMIWKGLIVLTGSESPIVVVLSGSMEPAFHRGDLLFLTNFREDPIRAGEIVVFKVEGRDIPIVHRVIKVHEKDNGDIKFLTKGDNNEVDDRGLYKEGQNWLEKKDVVGRARGTLFWL